The genomic stretch CCTCTTCTTTATTGTCGAGACCAAAGGCTATGATAAGATGGCAGACCTAAAGGACGAGGAAACCATGAAGATAAAGTATGGCAGGAAATTCTTTCACGCCCTCAACGAGCATATCAAAAAGGAACATGATAACGTGGAGGTGCGCTTTTGTGAGCGTTTGCCAAAAGATAAGCTTATCGACATGCTTCAAAGCCTATACCAAGAGGAAGCAAAGACATGATTGCTCAGGATAAGGCGCGCGCCTGTGGACTTCATATAAAGGACTCGTGACAAGCATTGGCGTTAGAGCAGGCGCGCAAGAGAGACCAACTCAAAGCCCTTATCCCGCACCTTGTGAATAGTGAAGGCATGGTGAATGTGGATGCCCTATGCGATGCCTTTGGCGAAGAACGTCTGACGACCGATAGGCAAGGCTATGGCCTTCATTTTGTTGGCAAGGCGCTCGCCAACGCTGAGGCGGATAGGGACCCAGAGCAAGAATTGCGCTGTGAGCAAGAGCAATCAAAAGTCTGGAACAAGACGCGCAACATGATCATCCGCGGTGATAATCTGGACGTCTTGAAATTGCTCAAGCGCAACTATTATGGCAAAGTCAAGATGATTTACATTGACCCGCCCTATAATACCCGTAGCGATGAATTCATCTATAAGGACAACTTCGTTGAGAGCAAGCCATATTGGGAAGCGCATTATGATTTAGACAATGACACCATCGATTCATTTCACACGATCTATGGCAGTCGCACCCATTCGGGGTGGCTGGCCTTCATGTATCCTCGCCTGCGCCTTGCCCGCGACCTCTTGCGCGATGATGGCGTCATATATATCTCCATCGATGAACATGAGCAAGCAAACCTTAAGCTGATGTGTGACGAGATTTTTGGCGAGGAAAATCACTTAGGCGAGTTGATTCGTAAGACAAAATCGACGACCAATGACCCAAAGAATGGCTTTAATATCCAACATGAGTATTGTTGCCTCTATGCCCGCAAAAAAGAAGCCCTCATTTTAGCGGGGGAAGAGAAAGATTTTCACAACTATAAAAACCCCGACAATGACCCCAATGGCCTATGGGTGAGTAGCGGGATCTGTGCCAAGAGGAGTGATACGCGTTTTCCCATCAAAAATCCTTATACAGGCAAGGTTGATTATCCCCCCAAGGGGGCGAGCTGGCGTTTTTCTGAATCGTCATTCCGTGAGCATATAAAATCTGGAAAAATCGTTTTTAAGAAGGCTCACAAAGAGAACGAACGGGGTTTTATTTTTAAGCGCTATCTCCATGAGGTGAAAAGCAAACGCGATTATGTCAATAGCCTATTCGCTACCGACAATGCCTTTATGAATCAGGTGGCGACAAAGGAAGGCGTGGCGTTGATGGGGGATATTTTCGCCAGCTACCCTAAGCCTGTGTCATACCTTGAGAAAATCATTTTCTATACCACGTCCCATCATGACATTATCTTAGATTTCTTTGCGGGCTCTGGCACGACGGCGCATGCCGTCATGAAGGTGAATGCCAAGGATGGTGGCGAACGTTCTTTCATCATGGTGGAATGGAACGAGAAGATAGACAAAAGGAAATTTCCTGACGCCCATCAATTTTGCGCGGAGCATCGTCTCAAACCCGTCATTTCTTCCATCACCATCGAGCGTATCAAGAGGGCGGGTGACAAGCTCAAGGGGGCGTTAGGGATGACGGGTGTTGCCCTTGACACGGGTTATAAAGTCTTTTCCCTTGCTAAGCAGCGGCGTCTTGCCATCTCGGAGGGGGCGTTGCCTATCGTCCATGCCCCCAGTAGTGACCCGCCTTCTTCCCTCGATGTCCTCTACAACCTTATCATGAAAAGTAATAAAGACCTTCACGAGCCTTTCGAGACCATAGAGAAAGACGCTTTGTATCGTCAAGGCGACACCTATTACGTCATTGGCAAGTGCGATACCCCTCTTG from Alphaproteobacteria bacterium GM7ARS4 encodes the following:
- a CDS encoding site-specific DNA-methyltransferase; the encoded protein is MIYIDPPYNTRSDEFIYKDNFVESKPYWEAHYDLDNDTIDSFHTIYGSRTHSGWLAFMYPRLRLARDLLRDDGVIYISIDEHEQANLKLMCDEIFGEENHLGELIRKTKSTTNDPKNGFNIQHEYCCLYARKKEALILAGEEKDFHNYKNPDNDPNGLWVSSGICAKRSDTRFPIKNPYTGKVDYPPKGASWRFSESSFREHIKSGKIVFKKAHKENERGFIFKRYLHEVKSKRDYVNSLFATDNAFMNQVATKEGVALMGDIFASYPKPVSYLEKIIFYTTSHHDIILDFFAGSGTTAHAVMKVNAKDGGERSFIMVEWNEKIDKRKFPDAHQFCAEHRLKPVISSITIERIKRAGDKLKGALGMTGVALDTGYKVFSLAKQRRLAISEGALPIVHAPSSDPPSSLDVLYNLIMKSNKDLHEPFETIEKDALYRQGDTYYVIGKCDTPLGDKGDIHIDGFADIDLEQWLNSIGLEQEGRNVVVHY